Part of the Oncorhynchus tshawytscha isolate Ot180627B linkage group LG23, Otsh_v2.0, whole genome shotgun sequence genome, ACGATGAGCACAATGTCCAAGGCATTCATCAACATCTAATGGTAGAACAAACACATGGAGGAGGACTTGAACATATTGACAGTTGACTGGATTGTTTAGCAAGATAGTGGTGTTGGTGAACACTGGAAAatacagaaacagactggcatacCAGCTATTAGAATGTGCTTTAAACATGGTACCCACTATCTCTGTTTATGGACACACATGTTCATTGCTAAATTAAGCAGTTTGATCCATCTAATCAAATGTTCATATATTTTACTTAGAACAGACTAGGGACACCTTCCTCACATGAtgaatatcatttaaaaaaacttCATTGTAAAGCACTCACCTGTGCAATCTGCTTGGCACCTTTGCATTTCGCCAAGAGTCTATCCCTCTCCGGATCACTGGGGGGTTTTGTCACCTGGCCGCCATAGTAGTCATCTCGCCAATTGTAGTGGTCATCATTGCAAATCCACCAGAAATGGTAGTTTGCCAGGTCTACAGCATACAGCACAATTCCAGTAATGGCCAGAGCAGCACCTGACAGGTTCATCAACACATTGATGCCCACCTAAAACACAATCAGGGAATATAAAACCAGTTTGACTCAACTGAGTCAGTACTAGATGTCTCAGATATTCAGTTGATCATTATAATTCAGCTGGATCAGATTGAATGATTGTTCAATGGAGGAAGGGAATGAGGCTAAGGAATGACAGGAAAGAGTTACGGTATGTGCATCACTGAACAACTCACCAAGCAGGGACTGGGGAACTTCTCAGCCAAGATACACATGATGCCAACTGCTATAAACTAAGGAGAAGGCACACATATCAAAATCAAATACGAACAACCTAAACAATCGACACATTATTTGTcctaataaataaaacattttgactTCAATcctgcattttttttaaagactactTAAGTGTGGGTAAGCAGTTACTTATATGTTTCCTGGTTTTGTTTACTGTGGTTATAACTCCAAGTGAAATCATGTGTTTGcatactaaacatgatgacaTGGTAAACGATAACAAAATAAAGTAAGCTTACCACACCACCAAGCCAATAAGGAACCCCATTCCATCGCAGTGAGCTAGAATAATCAGTGCTAACAAGGATTGTTCCCAAGCCAATGTTGAGAACTCCCACCATGATCTGTATAGTCTGTGAAAtaagaaaataataatttttagAAAACTCTCACTTCGGTTGACAAATGCAACCCATTGATGATAGACATGtatgttttggtgtgtgtgtgtgtgttattttagttCACCCACCCCCAGAGCTGACTGGGAACTTGATTGGAGCCTCCGCAATCCCTGGGACACAGAGCATGCTGGGCTGTAGCACAAGGTCCCAAGTATTTGACACAGCAGGGGCCAACTGCTTCCTTCTTTAGAGTTCACTGTAAATATAGTCACCCCTCCACCTTTGGTCACAGTCACTGACATGCTGGCCACTCTTGGTTACACAGTTCTAAAACAAAAGGCAGAACAATCATCTTAATGTTAAAATAAGTGTGCATGCCTTATACTGTAAGTCATGATGTTAAAAGGTGCACATTCATTCCAATAACATCTGATGAAGTCTGTGTTGTATCTGGAGaatacaacttttttttaaaggaccaaCTATCCATTTCGTTTGAGGATGTATTGCATTGTACAGCACTCTGAATATGCCCTAAATAAGGGCTATCTTACTGTCACTGCTACAGTGTGTATTGGGTCATAGTGACAAACAGGTTCCATCCCATGTGGACAACATTAAAGTGAATCTACCCATTATTTTGTTGCTCTGCTTTACTAAATTGCAGTTATCTCTTGCCTTATTGAAAGATGATAGGAGATAGGGCATGTCATGAAGTGTGGTGATGAGTGGGTTTAGAGCTTCTGTGACACATGAAGGAAGTGCACAACATGAAACCCCCTCTTTTGGGAAACTCACATCATCCACTTACAATGTATAGCACCCACCTAGGTGATTttatttcatttcacctttatttaactaggtaggctagttgagaaccagttctcatttgcaaatgcgacctggccaatataaagcacaGCCGATTGacacaacacagttacacattgaataaacaaacatacagtcaataataaagtatttttttaaaacatCAATGACAACCATTTTGAATTAGAAAGCACTCCACCCATTTTGTACCAAGTAGGCTACAGATATTTACAAATGGTGTTTATTTTTAGTTAGCAGTAGAAAGTACCCATACCATATAATGTCCCAGTAAACCAGATTAAACAGTAGTGTAAAATACAGTACTACCAAGGAGTTATACATCTGTCTGTCAGTGGTGGAGTTCGTTTTGAATGTCCCGGTGCCCCGGGTGTGTAGAGATTTCACTtaaggaccaatggaatggtctaaaatgAGCAAACTCTGCCCCCCAGGCCCACCCGGCCATGCAAAACAAACTCAACCATTGGGTGTTCCCCAATCAAATCCATCCCCTGACTCACGAGAGAATGTAAACCATGACAAATGTTTGCATTGATTATAACTGCTTTACGTTGCAGTGTGAATTGTTTAATATCATCTATTTTTATACTATTTTGTAATTACATCATTTATTTTTGAGAGCATGAAACTACACAGATTTAAATTCACTCAAAACGTATTAttcaacatatattttagagAAAGTGAGCTCACCCGTTCCTGCAATTGAGATGGACACCTCTACAGGTCCTGTGCAATCACAGTGGCAGACTAGTCTGCTTGTTGCGCAGTTTGGTTTTCTTACAGGGAAGTAGCTTGTAGGGAGGGCTCAGCCAGTCTCAGCTAGTTCCCAGCAGGCCCTCCTCCTCACTTTAAAGAGATCCGGAGAGGTTAACCCTTCCCTCACTGAATCATAAACATATAATGGATTCCTGTCATACTGAAGaacctccccaccacacacacacaaagcgagGACTTAACAGTTGTTCTTTGCCAGGTATGGTGATATCAGAGATTAATTTGTCGTCAACAATAGCCTCCATCCAGCCAATCTTGTAGGATTCTGGGAGTAGGAGTCCTTTGTCATTGAAGAAAAGGTCCTTTCCTTGGCAAAAACCGCTAAAAGTAAATCATACAACAAAGGATTGACTCGTTTGTTATCGAAATATTGGTGTTAGAGGGTTATGAATGGTGTATAAACTCAGTCTAAAAAGATGTCACCTTGCATTTTCCTGAGCAGTGTACTCACTTTACCAAAGTCACCTTGTTCTGCAATTAATGTCGTACCATTTATCAAAGGTGATTAGCTAGATAGAGACTGAAATGTTGAAGAGAGGCTTTactcaggtaccatgctgtttcaTACACAGATGGGAGAATATAATCAGCCAATGGAGCATGGGATTgagggtggtagtggtggtaaaaTATTGAAAAGCCAAATAAACACGccatgataaaaaaatatattaatatcAGTCCAGACTATGCTTACTTTTTCATAAATATCTGTGTATCCCTGTGAATTACGTCATTGCACCAAAGCCATATGTCAGTACACTCCCTCTCTGGCGCTTGGGGTCGTCAGGCTGTTGAGTATAACGCACGCCTGTCATCAGACTCAATCACCTGCCTgattatcatatatatatatatatatatatataaaaaaacagacatttctcagtGGTCACGTTAAAGGAGGAAAACATGCAACAACCTGCCAAAAAACATGAACAATATAATGCAAATCCAAAAATCATACTCCTGATTTCCTATATAGCCTACCTTTTCTAGGTGGCTTTCCTATACCAAGACTGAAATAAAATGTTTCACCTGGCTAAAGACTGGGATACTCACATACAGCTCTGGCCTAAGGAGTTTCACACAGGTGTTCTGACCTCTGCAGATTGACAACAAAATTATAGCATACTGATAAAGGATAGGTGTTGCCTCGTAGTGTTTacatacttttttgagaaatataagcaaactttaaaaaaaaaaaattcaaatgtTACATTCTCAGCTTTGATCTGCGGTCACCAATGTGAGACGAGCCTCGTTAAGAACGTCGATAGCTAGGTTTCCAGCAAATTGGCAACAGATTTCCATATGAATATTCTCAAATACACAAAGAAAGATatacacattttcccaccagttgtgtttccaccaaacaggcttgttgtggataaaagtcCATGCGTGAGGatgtagtgcacacaaaatgtactttttcgctTAAAGCTACAATAATATAACTTGTTACTGTCATtcccattgaaagcaagtctacgatgttttacatgttagtcatttcgCAAAGACTTGTGGGGAGTGCATTCTTTTTCCTACTAAGAAGCGGTAGAACAGTTTTATGTGGGCTATGGCTCCCGGTTTTAAGGTTCATTTTtacgtcttttactttcggttttgtaggctactccagcttcaaacagctgaaaattctatatttttggttatggaaaaaatatatatttcacagcagtttaggtcacgtgtcaaactcattccacggagagCCGGGCtttcgctccacccttgtacttgattgactAATTAAGGTTAGTAATTAGAATGAAACTCCCTtgacctggttgtctaggtcttgattgaaaggaaaaaacatatACCCGCAGACACtctgccctccatggaatgagtttgacacccccgGTTTAGATAGTATGCCTACAATGATTATCTACACCAGGGGATCCCAACCCTTTTCACCCGGgacccccttcccccttccccctgcGCGCGCGCCACATCAAAATGTACTTTCATATGATAATTATTATATCaaatcaatatttgcgcataaaggcgtttccaccgccatttctcgcgtaattaattttaccgacacaaaaaagATCCCACTATATCCAATGAACAAATTATCTGTTCGCGTTTATAAAATTGAAGCCTTCCTgaaacatcctgtttccatcacagctttcattaatatttttttttaaataagatatGACTTTAGGTAAAATGCATTAGGGTCATGCAGTGCTTTGATTTAGTTATTAGGCCTAATAGGCTGTTATTCACATTCTAAACCTAATTCTCATGTCATTAAAGAATTAAATGAATGCATGTGGGATTTTATGCTCATTGCCGCACGAAAAAAATCCAATAATTTAAAGGGCCAATTTGCAgttaaaacaataacaaagtagACACCCCAACTCTGTAATGGTATGgtaaaaaagctgagggatgggccaggagaaatataaccactctcaCATTCATAAACATGAtggtgcaaggactgaccatccatgatattaaCATTTTCTTTTCAACCAAGTTTTTAGGATGCAGTGTTTGTTTGCATTGTTTACAAAAATTGTTCTATATTTTGGGTTTTGATAGGGTGTGACAGTTAAACTAAGATCATGAGGcataaattatattcttcaagaatcaatttaTATAATTCATTCTTAAGTCCAAAAATgcatgtagcaactacagattgcccctttaaatatAATATTTAAAGTATTTACCCACTTTTTTTCTCAGCATTACAATTTTAGATTTGACAGTGTTGGACCAAGGATTTACATCtgtgtttatatacatcattgagtAGCACACATACATTTTAGTGAAATGCAATgacacccccacaccactagactTCAACGTTGCAAAAACCTCAGGTAATACTGCTTTCATCTCAGCTTGAGAATCTTGTTAGCTAGTTTTGTGATGTAGTAAAGATTgtttattatattgacaagatagtaaAGTGACCGCtataacaatggaaatacatgttcTCAAAGATGGAAGGCGGGCGATGTGAGAGCAGGTGGGAACATTCTAGCCAATGAAAGGCCCGAAACGAGTGTGTACAACAGgctatagagatagatagaggactcatctttgtatgtGCGATTATAGTGTCTGTGACAGCGCCTTTGAGGCTATCTACATTTTAAAGTAGTAAATTATCTTCTTCATCGGCTAACTGctcccaactcataggaatccccacctaGTTGACCGCTTTAATGGTAGAAGTCCTCAATATGGCAATGTCCATGCTTGAACGTATATATGATGAGTCCTTTATCTATCTCTatgacaacaggcacaactccgaTATGAAGTCGTTTTTTTTCCAAAGATGCCGAAATGCCACGTCCGTACaccattacgaaacttctattgATAAAATAATCCCCCACATAGCAAATAAAATATACAAAATTTTTGTTAACCAAATTTGACACTCAATGACCATACAAACTAATCGTATTTTCGTGGACATATTTTGGGCTGAGTAAAACCTCTcgattcacctcttcctctctagaTGTAGTGAATTTGAAGAGGAGTAAAGATGGCGGAGAACAGCGGCACAGATCCCACTGTGGATTCCAACGTTGTTGAAAATGCTGCCTCAGATGGGACCATGATCGTGGTCACGGTAAAAACTCCGAAAGATAAAGAGGAGATAGCAATCTCGGAGGATTCTTCTGTCGCACAGGTATTCGCATTTATTTACACAGTCAGTTATGCAAGTCATGCTGTGGCTAACAAGCATACATCGAAGTTAGCTAGCCAACTTGCTAACTATTACCTAGCTAGTTTACGATGTTAAGTGGGAAGAATTATCCCAATTAGAATTCTTTCTTTTCACCTCGTCCATTTCCTTAAATCGGTAGTTTGATTCGTGTTTTGCACAATCGGCAatgtataaatacatatataacaAGCATGAGCTAGCTAACCacgtaactagctaacgttagcttgtgaGCAAGCTAGCCAGCTACGTTTGTCGCTGTCAGTCtcatctagctagctaattttagcTGCGGTCAGGCTAGCTGATAACCGGCTAGCCAATGGAGGCTCCGGCCATTGCGAAAGCCAATTGGGAAACTGGTGagtataatttgtggaacgttccaacaggaaaCAACGCATACAGTAGCATGATCAATTTAACTAGCTGCCGAATAGCCATCAACTCCCAACGTAGCttattcttaatgtttgtccACCAGAGTGAGGACAGACGTTTTTCTGAGTGAATTTTTTTGTGAAATAGCCCACACCCTACCCGGTATCTTATTCTGCCGATATACAactttgtatgcgttgtttgtGGGCAACCTTGTTATGGAACATATTCATGTTGGAAggttccacaaattatacccaccctcTGGAATCTGATCGTAATCTTACGGCTAGCTACATGGTTAATGCTGTATTTGGTGACTTCCTAAACCATTAACATTTGACCTCATTGTTCTTATAAAACTAAAAGCATCAGCTAGTAGATTCACGTAGTTCGCTAGCTAACGATAGATTTCGAGATAGCTAAGCCAATataactttaaaaaatgttttaccaacACTGAATACATTTGGGTGTGTATCTATCCTCTTTATTCCCATTTGTCTTCACCGGCCACTTCATTCTGTCTCTTGCATACAGTTTAAAGAGGAGATATCCAAAAGGTTTAATGCCAAGCAGGACCAGCTGGTGTTGATTTTTGCTGGCAAAATCTTAAAGGATGGAGACACACTGAACCAACACGGCATCAAGGACGGACTCACTGTTCACCTTGTCATCAAGACTGCTCCCAAGTAAGACGATTTGCTTGCCCACTATTCTAGTAACCCCATTGTATGTGTGAGTGATAGATAATGGGAACATTTAGGTTGATAATGACCTTGCTTTTTCTCCAGGACCACAGTTGGTGGCACATCCCAGTCCTCTGCATCCAGCTCTGGGACCCCCCAGGCCAACAGCAGCATCAATCCTAGCGCAGTGCCCAATGCCAGCACAACACCAGGCACTGGGCCTACCCCAGCCTCCACACAGCCACCCAACTTACTGAGTTAGTGACCCAGTCCCCACTAAACCATCTCACTGAAAGACGACCATATCGCCTTACACCTACTCAACATCCACACAACTAGGCCTTAACCTATATCCTTCCAGTAATCCACCGCCCCCTTGTGTCTGCATAGGTGGGTTTGGTGACCTATCTAGCCTGTCAGGCATGGGCATGGGCTCAGCCAACTTCATGGAGATGCAGCAGCAGATGCAGAGACAGCTGATGTCCAACCCGGAGATGCTGTCTCAGATCATGGACAACCCTCTGGTGCAGAACATGATGTCTAACCCAGACCTGATGAGGCAGATGATTGTGACCAACCCTCAGATGCAGCAGCTGATGGAGCGTAACCCTGAGATTTCCCACATGCTCAACAACCCTGAACT contains:
- the LOC112242094 gene encoding uncharacterized protein LOC112242094, translated to MSVTVTKGGGVTIFTVNSKEGSSWPLLCQILGTLCYSPACSVSQGLRRLQSSSQSALGTIQIMVGVLNIGLGTILVSTDYSSSLRWNGVPYWLGGVFIAVGIMCILAEKFPSPCLVGINVLMNLSGAALAITGIVLYAVDLANYHFWWICNDDHYNWRDDYYGGQVTKPPSDPERDRLLAKCKGAKQIAQMLMNALDIVLIVLAVLQLCVTISSAVLGLKALYKNGKERKENIRDLEQYKPLLEEVTTNPAA